A genome region from Methanococcoides burtonii DSM 6242 includes the following:
- a CDS encoding indole-3-glycerol-phosphate synthase, with protein MHSAIHEIINSTEKRVKALYEAEDHPILKGDTQGIEKIIEAIHSKKDSGKVPIIAEVKPASPSMKIMDISPEEAGKIAMDMENAGAIAISVLTEPEFFEGSIDNLKAVREAISLPVLRKDFIIDKVQFDEVRSDLILLIAGLLGEKLEELIEYARSKEFEPLVEVHNKEELTYVLENSSAKIVGINNRDLTTLEVDIATTEELIPIIKKYDRRTGEEHLVISESGVHTPEDARRMMRAGADAILIGTSIVKDEDIYRKTKELVDALDNTIE; from the coding sequence ATGCACTCTGCAATACATGAAATTATCAATTCTACGGAAAAGCGGGTTAAAGCGCTTTACGAAGCGGAAGATCATCCAATTTTGAAGGGAGATACACAGGGGATAGAGAAGATAATCGAAGCTATTCATTCAAAAAAGGATAGTGGAAAGGTTCCGATCATTGCCGAGGTCAAACCTGCATCCCCGTCTATGAAAATAATGGACATTTCACCGGAAGAAGCGGGAAAAATTGCCATGGATATGGAAAATGCAGGAGCTATTGCCATATCGGTCCTTACAGAACCAGAGTTCTTTGAAGGTTCCATTGATAATCTTAAAGCTGTCAGAGAAGCTATTTCACTACCCGTCCTGAGAAAAGATTTCATTATTGATAAGGTGCAGTTCGATGAGGTAAGAAGTGATCTTATATTATTGATAGCAGGACTTCTCGGCGAGAAACTGGAAGAACTCATCGAATATGCACGATCAAAGGAATTCGAACCTCTTGTGGAAGTACACAATAAGGAAGAACTTACATATGTTCTTGAGAATAGTTCAGCAAAGATAGTAGGTATCAATAATCGCGACCTTACAACCCTTGAGGTGGATATTGCTACCACAGAGGAACTTATACCGATAATAAAAAAGTACGACAGGAGAACAGGTGAAGAGCACCTTGTGATCAGTGAGAGTGGCGTACACACACCTGAAGACGCAAGAAGGATGATGAGAGCCGGTGCTGATGCGATACTTATCGGAACTTCCATTGTCAAAGATGAAGATATTTATAGAAAGACCAAAGAACTGGTCGATGCACTTGATAACACTATAGAATGA